Proteins co-encoded in one Myxococcus xanthus genomic window:
- a CDS encoding ATP-binding protein, producing MKFLCLTSDDRHPVAEELRRQGQAVFITADVVEAGAALGHGPVDVLVVDAADLVEDARWLDALRTRARPEEPLVLGLAREGTDAALEPLLAAGVDEFLVEPFTPVQVRSRRLLLERRVAARRQRRTSEAEARGEVARLASIIQMQSDVAMAGYGLDELMRLLCERSRVLCGADGAAVALLGADTDEEVTYLVASGSLMPFIGFRLKVEGSLTGASLLQGEVMRTDDSETDVRVNVTALRQVGARSMICVPLWREGRPVGVLNVTSRRPNTFEDRDVRTLELMAGLLGAAMGNAAEAQARQELMVQNTLAMGALEESQELFASFMDNIPAVAFMKDERGRRIWVNARYSRFFGFPVGADMSNVSDVDLMPAASAEQSRRDDDAVLTSGKQSITEMMVPARDGTERHWLTYRFIVRERSGRRLLAGVAVDITDRKAMQAQLVVSDRLAAVGTLAAGVAHEINNPLAFVLSNLSFLAGELHALAPELPSGRMAELEEVLREATDGAHRVRQIVRDLRTFSRGDDEVATAVNVQAVLESAITLARSELKLRAQLVRDYCEVPLVEGNEGRFGQVFLNLLINAAQAIPMGQTEQHEVRLSLRSAGDRVIIEVRDTGVGMPPEVRARIFDPFFTTKPVGEGTGLGLSICHGIVTGFGGDISVESEEGRGSTFRVSLPVARRAKEPVDPPLRMPLVG from the coding sequence ATGAAGTTCCTGTGTCTCACCTCTGATGACCGGCATCCCGTGGCGGAGGAGCTGCGGCGCCAGGGCCAGGCCGTGTTCATCACCGCCGACGTGGTGGAAGCCGGCGCGGCGCTGGGGCACGGGCCCGTGGACGTGCTGGTGGTGGACGCGGCGGACCTGGTGGAGGACGCGCGCTGGCTGGACGCGCTGCGGACGCGGGCCCGTCCCGAGGAGCCGCTGGTGCTGGGGTTGGCGCGGGAAGGCACCGACGCGGCGCTCGAGCCGCTGCTGGCCGCGGGCGTGGACGAGTTCCTGGTGGAGCCCTTCACCCCGGTGCAGGTGCGCTCACGGCGGTTGTTGCTGGAGCGGCGGGTGGCGGCGCGGCGCCAGCGGCGGACGTCCGAGGCGGAGGCGCGGGGCGAGGTGGCGCGGCTGGCCTCCATCATCCAGATGCAGTCGGACGTGGCGATGGCGGGCTACGGGCTCGACGAGCTGATGCGGTTGCTGTGCGAGCGCTCGCGGGTGTTGTGCGGCGCGGACGGCGCGGCGGTGGCGCTGCTGGGGGCGGACACCGACGAGGAGGTGACCTACCTGGTGGCCAGCGGCAGCCTGATGCCCTTCATCGGCTTCCGGCTGAAGGTGGAGGGCAGTCTCACGGGCGCCAGCCTGCTGCAGGGCGAGGTGATGCGCACGGATGACTCGGAGACGGACGTCCGGGTCAACGTGACGGCGCTGCGCCAGGTGGGCGCGCGGTCGATGATTTGCGTGCCGCTGTGGCGCGAGGGCCGCCCGGTGGGCGTGCTCAACGTCACCAGCCGGCGGCCGAACACGTTCGAGGACCGGGACGTGCGCACGCTGGAGCTGATGGCGGGTCTGCTCGGCGCGGCCATGGGCAACGCGGCCGAGGCCCAGGCGCGTCAGGAGTTGATGGTGCAGAACACGCTGGCGATGGGCGCGCTGGAGGAGTCGCAGGAGCTGTTCGCGTCCTTCATGGACAACATCCCCGCGGTGGCCTTCATGAAGGACGAGCGGGGCCGCCGCATCTGGGTGAACGCGCGCTACAGCCGGTTCTTCGGCTTCCCGGTGGGCGCGGACATGTCCAACGTGTCCGACGTGGATTTGATGCCCGCGGCCTCCGCCGAGCAGTCGCGCCGGGATGACGACGCGGTGCTGACCTCCGGCAAGCAGAGCATCACCGAGATGATGGTTCCCGCGCGCGACGGCACCGAGCGCCACTGGCTCACCTACCGCTTCATCGTGCGGGAGCGCTCGGGGCGGCGGCTGCTGGCGGGCGTGGCGGTGGACATCACCGACCGCAAGGCCATGCAGGCGCAGCTCGTGGTGTCGGACCGGCTGGCGGCGGTGGGGACGCTGGCGGCGGGCGTGGCACACGAAATCAACAACCCGCTGGCCTTCGTCCTCTCCAACCTGTCGTTCCTCGCGGGCGAACTGCACGCCCTGGCGCCGGAGTTGCCGTCGGGCCGCATGGCGGAGCTGGAGGAGGTGCTGCGCGAGGCCACCGACGGCGCGCACCGCGTGCGGCAGATCGTCCGGGACTTGAGGACCTTCTCCCGGGGCGACGACGAGGTGGCCACCGCCGTCAACGTGCAGGCGGTGCTCGAGTCGGCCATCACCCTGGCGCGCAGCGAGCTGAAGCTGCGCGCGCAGTTGGTCCGCGACTACTGCGAGGTGCCGCTGGTGGAGGGCAACGAGGGCCGCTTCGGACAGGTGTTCCTCAACCTGCTCATCAACGCCGCGCAGGCCATTCCGATGGGCCAGACGGAGCAGCACGAGGTCCGGCTGAGCCTGCGAAGCGCAGGGGACCGCGTCATCATCGAGGTGCGCGACACGGGCGTGGGCATGCCTCCGGAGGTGCGCGCCCGCATCTTCGACCCCTTCTTCACCACCAAGCCGGTGGGCGAGGGCACGGGGCTGGGCCTGTCCATCTGCCACGGCATCGTCACCGGCTTCGGTGGAGACATCTCCGTGGAGAGCGAGGAGGGACGGGGCAGCACCTTCCGCGTCTCCCTGCCGGTGGCACGGCGCGCGAAGGAGCCGGTGGATCCGCCGCTGCGCATGCCCCTGGTGGGCTGA
- a CDS encoding lysophospholipid acyltransferase family protein translates to MNALLSIWTWIEIGLVALVGFCVQLSLAILTWAFDHKRHVTGRCFRLIGVTAAKLTPFWRFGVHGQVPDKVAPNTVVVSNHESNADPFLISHLPWEMKWLGKASLFKIPVVGWSMWMAGDVPVHRGDRDSATGAMAKCRQWLAKGMPVMIFPEGTRSKTDDLLPFKDGAFRLAIEAQADVLPLAVSGTRRALPKHSWRFATSRGLVTVGTPISTKGMTLADVETLKNLAREQILSLRASLMPLTRTEPAVPPGPASAA, encoded by the coding sequence ATGAACGCACTGCTCTCCATCTGGACGTGGATCGAGATTGGCCTGGTGGCGCTGGTCGGCTTCTGTGTGCAGCTGTCGCTGGCCATCCTGACCTGGGCCTTCGACCACAAGCGCCACGTGACGGGACGCTGCTTCCGGCTCATCGGCGTCACCGCGGCGAAGCTGACGCCGTTCTGGCGCTTCGGCGTGCACGGCCAGGTGCCGGACAAGGTCGCGCCGAACACGGTGGTCGTAAGCAACCACGAGTCCAACGCGGACCCGTTCCTCATCTCGCACCTGCCGTGGGAGATGAAGTGGCTGGGCAAGGCCAGCCTCTTCAAGATTCCCGTGGTGGGCTGGAGCATGTGGATGGCGGGGGACGTCCCCGTGCACCGCGGCGACCGCGACTCGGCGACGGGCGCCATGGCGAAGTGCCGCCAGTGGCTGGCCAAGGGCATGCCGGTGATGATCTTCCCGGAAGGGACGCGCTCGAAGACGGATGACCTGCTGCCCTTCAAGGACGGCGCGTTCCGGCTGGCCATCGAGGCGCAGGCGGACGTGCTGCCCCTGGCGGTGAGCGGGACGCGGCGGGCGCTGCCGAAGCACTCCTGGCGCTTCGCCACCTCGCGCGGTTTGGTGACGGTGGGCACGCCCATCTCCACCAAGGGGATGACGCTGGCGGACGTGGAGACGCTGAAGAACCTGGCCCGCGAGCAGATCCTGTCACTGCGGGCTTCGCTGATGCCGCTGACGCGCACCGAGCCGGCCGTGCCGCCGGGGCCGGCCAGCGCCGCGTGA
- a CDS encoding lamin tail domain-containing protein, whose translation MPWSFRQMLAPLSALLLFMSACGDDPEVRPVCGNGIVEAGETCDDGNRNNNDSCDNSCRRPTPDAGTEEDAGTEDDAGTGEVDAGTGEEDAGTGEDDAGTTEDAGTGEDDAGTTEDAGTGEDDAGTTEDGGSGEQDAGSDEDGGSGEPDSGTDAGTGEDDAGTDAGTVQVSLDSFGPTGTFARTGTTGATFPEALTVRLREEAPAEVWVEVTSSSAVLNVQGGLVRIAPGERSATVQVTANLAADPETDKATLTATLGNDTRAATVRVLAANQAAELATLSPEVISVSAGQTQGYTVELDVPPAQDTVIQLALEPASLGTVPVTVTVPANSLSAKFDFTAGSTGGEGQLVAALNGQSIAAAVQVTAGSSTGHVVISEFAVAGPGGASDEFIELYNPTSSAVDISGWKVQYKAYSSTNYNNSFTLPANSVIQPRGYFLVVASGYASTSGNTVSGDANWGTALNLAANSNGGHVRVGYPELALTDGISSPLVVDTVGYLNANAAEGSPLPAYPPTAGSFERKASAVSTAASMVDGADALLGNGHDSNDNSADFILRPTRQPQNRASATEP comes from the coding sequence ATGCCCTGGTCCTTCCGGCAGATGCTGGCGCCGCTGTCCGCACTGCTCCTTTTCATGTCCGCATGTGGCGACGACCCTGAAGTCAGGCCCGTTTGCGGAAATGGCATCGTCGAGGCTGGCGAGACGTGCGACGACGGCAACCGAAACAACAACGACAGCTGTGACAACAGCTGCCGTCGTCCCACGCCGGACGCGGGCACCGAGGAGGATGCCGGCACCGAGGACGACGCCGGCACCGGTGAAGTGGACGCTGGCACCGGTGAAGAGGATGCGGGCACCGGTGAGGACGACGCCGGCACCACCGAGGACGCTGGCACCGGTGAGGACGACGCTGGCACCACCGAGGACGCGGGCACCGGTGAGGACGACGCTGGCACCACCGAGGATGGTGGTTCAGGCGAGCAGGACGCGGGTTCGGATGAAGACGGTGGTTCGGGTGAGCCGGATTCCGGCACCGACGCGGGCACGGGCGAGGACGACGCCGGCACCGACGCGGGCACGGTCCAGGTCTCGCTGGACAGCTTCGGTCCGACGGGCACCTTCGCGCGCACTGGCACCACGGGGGCGACGTTCCCCGAGGCGCTGACGGTGCGTCTGCGTGAGGAAGCTCCGGCGGAGGTCTGGGTGGAGGTTACTTCGTCCAGCGCCGTGCTGAACGTGCAGGGTGGTCTGGTGCGCATCGCCCCGGGTGAGCGCTCCGCCACGGTGCAGGTGACGGCGAACCTGGCCGCGGATCCGGAGACGGACAAGGCGACGCTGACGGCCACGCTGGGCAACGACACGCGTGCGGCCACGGTCCGGGTGCTGGCGGCGAATCAGGCCGCTGAGCTGGCCACGCTGTCGCCCGAGGTCATCTCGGTGAGCGCTGGCCAGACGCAGGGCTACACGGTGGAGCTGGACGTTCCCCCGGCGCAGGACACGGTCATCCAGCTCGCGCTGGAGCCCGCGTCGCTCGGCACGGTGCCGGTGACGGTGACGGTGCCGGCCAACAGCCTGTCCGCCAAGTTCGACTTCACCGCGGGCAGCACGGGCGGTGAGGGTCAGCTGGTGGCCGCGCTGAACGGTCAGTCCATCGCGGCGGCGGTGCAGGTGACCGCGGGCAGCAGCACGGGCCACGTCGTCATCAGCGAGTTCGCGGTCGCGGGCCCCGGTGGCGCCAGCGACGAGTTCATCGAGCTCTACAACCCGACCTCGAGCGCGGTGGACATCTCCGGCTGGAAGGTCCAGTACAAGGCCTACAGCAGCACGAACTACAACAACTCGTTCACGCTGCCCGCGAACTCGGTCATCCAGCCCCGTGGCTACTTCCTGGTGGTCGCCAGTGGTTATGCCTCGACGAGCGGCAACACCGTGTCGGGTGACGCGAACTGGGGAACGGCCCTGAACCTGGCCGCCAACAGCAATGGTGGCCATGTGCGCGTCGGCTATCCGGAGCTGGCGCTGACCGACGGCATCTCCTCGCCGCTGGTGGTGGATACGGTGGGCTACCTCAACGCGAACGCCGCTGAGGGCAGCCCCTTGCCGGCGTACCCGCCCACCGCCGGCAGCTTCGAGCGCAAGGCCTCGGCCGTGTCGACCGCGGCGTCCATGGTCGACGGCGCGGACGCGCTGCTGGGCAACGGCCACGACTCGAACGACAACTCGGCGGACTTCATCCTCCGTCCGACGCGCCAGCCGCAGAACCGCGCGAGCGCCACGGAGCCGTAG
- a CDS encoding phytanoyl-CoA dioxygenase family protein, whose amino-acid sequence MLCVDVERFDIRPALAHYAEHGYAKLGRVLGDEGLDALRERADDLMLGRVVHPGLFFQPDATTGRYEDAPLGLGWQGPSLDYRKLEKLEKDPRFLAWMENPLFERIARALIPGDIVLYRAILFHKGKAGGSNLPWHQDGGRLWGLTHEPELQIWTALDDAPEDGGCLEVVPGSHRGGLVTPLGGVIPPDAVAAADAESRVLSLPARAGEAILVHNHLWHRSGRGRPGLRRRAFSACYMDAVVRCLRKKKAPRVFPPMFRR is encoded by the coding sequence ATGCTTTGCGTCGACGTGGAACGGTTCGATATCCGCCCTGCCCTGGCCCACTACGCCGAGCACGGCTACGCGAAGCTGGGCCGTGTGCTGGGTGACGAGGGCCTGGACGCGCTCCGCGAGCGGGCCGACGACCTGATGCTGGGCCGGGTCGTCCACCCGGGCCTCTTCTTCCAACCGGACGCCACCACCGGTCGCTACGAGGACGCCCCCCTGGGACTGGGCTGGCAGGGCCCCTCCCTGGACTACCGCAAGCTGGAGAAGCTGGAGAAGGACCCGCGCTTCCTGGCGTGGATGGAGAACCCGCTGTTCGAACGCATCGCCCGGGCGCTCATCCCCGGCGACATCGTCCTCTACCGCGCCATCCTCTTCCACAAGGGGAAGGCCGGCGGCAGCAACCTGCCCTGGCACCAGGATGGCGGCCGGCTGTGGGGACTCACCCACGAACCGGAGCTGCAGATCTGGACCGCGCTGGATGACGCCCCCGAGGACGGCGGCTGTCTGGAAGTCGTCCCGGGCAGCCACCGCGGCGGCCTGGTGACGCCTCTGGGCGGGGTGATTCCTCCGGACGCGGTGGCGGCGGCCGACGCTGAATCCCGCGTCCTGTCCCTGCCGGCGCGCGCCGGCGAGGCCATCCTGGTCCACAACCACCTCTGGCACCGCTCCGGACGCGGGCGCCCCGGCTTGCGCCGCCGCGCCTTCTCCGCCTGCTACATGGACGCGGTCGTGCGCTGCCTGCGCAAGAAGAAGGCCCCCCGCGTCTTCCCGCCCATGTTCCGCCGCTGA
- a CDS encoding exodeoxyribonuclease III produces MRVVSWNVNGLRSVHRKGFLPWLAGCRAQVVGLQEVRARADQLPDDVRSPSRWKTHFVAAERPGYSGVGLYSRLEPDEVVTVLGVGELDVEGRLQIARFGKLTVVNGYFPNGNGKDRDLSRIPYKLTFYRRLFERLEKPLRDGGRVLVMGDFNTAHQEIDLARPKENRETSGFRPEEREEFDRWIRAGWVDTFRHFNKGGGNYSWWSQRAGVREKNIGWRIDYVLASPAAMAYVRKAGIHPDVLGSDHCPVSVDLDPAVR; encoded by the coding sequence GTGCGAGTCGTTTCGTGGAACGTGAACGGACTTCGCTCGGTGCACCGCAAGGGCTTCCTGCCCTGGCTCGCGGGGTGCCGGGCGCAAGTCGTTGGTCTGCAGGAGGTCCGCGCGCGCGCCGACCAGCTTCCCGACGATGTGCGCTCACCGTCCCGGTGGAAGACGCACTTCGTGGCGGCGGAGCGGCCGGGCTACAGCGGCGTCGGACTGTACAGCCGCCTGGAGCCCGATGAAGTCGTGACGGTGCTCGGCGTGGGGGAGCTGGACGTCGAAGGGCGCCTGCAGATTGCCCGCTTCGGCAAGCTCACCGTGGTGAACGGCTACTTTCCCAACGGCAACGGGAAGGACCGGGACCTGAGCCGCATCCCCTACAAGCTGACCTTCTACCGGCGCCTCTTCGAGCGGCTGGAGAAGCCCCTGCGCGATGGTGGCCGGGTGCTGGTGATGGGGGACTTCAACACAGCGCATCAAGAAATCGACCTGGCGCGGCCCAAGGAGAACCGGGAGACGAGCGGCTTCCGGCCCGAGGAGCGCGAGGAGTTCGACCGGTGGATTCGTGCCGGCTGGGTGGACACCTTCCGCCACTTCAACAAGGGTGGGGGGAACTATTCGTGGTGGAGTCAGCGGGCCGGCGTTCGGGAGAAGAATATCGGCTGGAGAATCGACTATGTCCTGGCCTCGCCAGCGGCCATGGCCTACGTGCGCAAGGCTGGCATCCACCCGGACGTGCTCGGCTCGGACCACTGTCCGGTGAGCGTGGACCTGGACCCCGCGGTTCGCTGA
- a CDS encoding alpha/beta fold hydrolase, producing MPYRRTTRFVTAPDGTRVAWHTHFGNLREASADAELAARPTVLLTNGIGSSENFWRYLVGNLEQDHRVVHWNYRGHGSSDESLGDGYQIRVHVDDLERITAAVMARGDGRPPHHVAFSMGVRVLLDLYRRRPDLVPSMTLIAGAPGAFGSGVDSAGARAFLSATRGMLKLATPTLPLAAPVAHAVMASRFAYPLARMVGALRARAPRADIDEFMLALRRMSPRAYWYTLRGMVEGHAWDVARTVQVPTLIVAASNDLLVPLGEMERMRDAMPHAHWMRVDDAGHAGLLEAGSEIAEAVRVFLVDHGLEPPHEVGEHAPVPPS from the coding sequence ATGCCCTACCGTCGCACCACGCGCTTTGTGACAGCCCCGGATGGTACCCGGGTCGCCTGGCATACCCACTTCGGCAACCTCCGGGAGGCCTCCGCCGACGCAGAGCTGGCGGCCCGCCCCACGGTGCTGCTGACGAACGGGATTGGCTCCTCGGAGAACTTCTGGCGCTACCTGGTGGGAAACCTGGAGCAGGACCACCGGGTGGTGCACTGGAACTACCGGGGCCACGGCAGCAGCGATGAATCCCTGGGGGATGGGTACCAGATTCGCGTGCACGTGGATGACCTGGAGCGCATCACCGCGGCGGTGATGGCCCGGGGGGATGGGCGGCCGCCGCACCATGTGGCGTTCTCCATGGGCGTGCGCGTCCTGCTGGACCTGTACCGGCGGCGGCCGGACCTGGTTCCGTCCATGACGCTCATCGCCGGGGCGCCGGGGGCGTTCGGCTCGGGGGTGGACTCGGCGGGGGCCCGCGCGTTCCTGTCCGCCACCCGGGGCATGCTCAAGCTGGCCACGCCCACGCTGCCGCTGGCGGCGCCCGTGGCGCACGCGGTGATGGCCAGCCGCTTCGCCTATCCCCTGGCGCGGATGGTGGGGGCGCTCCGGGCCCGGGCGCCTCGGGCGGACATCGACGAGTTCATGCTCGCCCTGCGCCGGATGAGCCCCAGGGCCTACTGGTACACCCTCCGGGGCATGGTGGAGGGCCATGCCTGGGACGTGGCCAGGACGGTGCAGGTGCCCACGCTCATCGTCGCCGCCAGCAACGATCTGCTCGTTCCGCTGGGGGAGATGGAGCGAATGCGTGACGCAATGCCGCACGCACATTGGATGCGGGTGGATGACGCGGGGCACGCCGGCCTGCTGGAGGCCGGGTCGGAGATCGCCGAGGCCGTGCGTGTCTTCCTCGTGGACCACGGCTTGGAGCCGCCCCATGAGGTCGGGGAGCACGCTCCAGTGCCTCCGTCCTGA